The nucleotide sequence GGCCTCGGCTACTACGCCAACAGCCTCGCCAAGTTCGGCCAGATGCCCGAATCGGGCAGCGACTTCGTGACCGCGCCCGAGCTCACCCCGCTGTTCGGCCGCGCGCTGGCCGCGCAACTGGCCGAGGCGCTCGAGAAGACCGGCACCGCCACGGTGTGGGAATTCGGCGCCGGCTCGGGCGCGCTCGCCGCACAGTTGCTCGATGCGCTCGATGCGCTGGGCCGCGGCGACGTGAACTACCGCATCGTCGACCTCTCGGGCACCCTGCGCGCGCGCCAGCAGCAGGCCTTGGCGCGCTTCGGCGACCGCGTCGAATGGCGGCTCGAGCTGCCCGCGGCGATGCAGGGCGTGGTGGTCGGCAACGAGGTGCTCGACGCGATGCCGGTGCAACTGCTCGCGCGCCACGGCGGGCGCTGGTTCGAGCGCGGCGTGGTGCGCAATGCGGCCGGCGACGGCTGGGCCTGGGCCGACCGCGAGACCGAGCTGCGGCCGCCGGTCGAGGTGCCGGGCGAGCACGACTACCTGACCGAGATCCATCCGCAGGCCAAGGCCTTCGTGGCGACACTGGCGGACCGGCTCGAGCGCGGGGCTGTCTTCCTGATCGACTACGGCTTTCCCGAGAGCGAGTACTACCACCCGCAGCGGCACATGGGGACGGTGATGTGCCATCGGGCGCATCGGGCGGATGGGGATCCGCTGTCGGACGTGGGGTTGAAGGACATCACTGCGCACGTCGACTTCACGGGGGTGGCGTTGGCGGGGCAGGAGGCGGGGTTTGCCGTGTTGGGGTATGCGAGTCAGGCGCGGTTTCTGCTGAACTGCGGGCTGGTTTCTTTGATGGAGACGGCTTCTGTGGGGGAGAGGGCTATGGGGGCTCGGTTGGTGCATGAGCATGAGATGGGGGAGTTGTTCAAGGTGGTGGGGTTTGCTGTGGGTGATGCTTGGGAGGCTGTTGGGTTTAGTGAGGGGGATCGGAGTCATACGCTCTGATCTTTTTTGAAGGCGCGCTTTTGGTGAGGCTGTTGGCCGGGTCTCGCCCCGGCGGGCGAGTCACTTTCTTTTGCTTCGCCAAAAGAAAGTAACCAAAGAAAAGGCGACCCACTGTCTGTGTCCCTCCGCTTCGCTACGGGCAACCTGCGGTGCTCGAAGAAAGCGGGGGTCCGCAGAACTCGCTTCGCTCAGACAGCTGCGGCCCTTATCCCGCTTTCTCCTGCGCTCCTCGGCACAGCCAGAGGGGAGTGGTTCGGGCCATCGCTGCGCTCGGCCACACGACATCTACTCGGGCCTTCGCTTCGCTCGGCCTTTGTCTTGCTCCTTCTCCCTCTGGGAGAGGGCTGGGGTGAGGGCGCTGGGCGGTGGATACCGTCGCAACATCGGTGAGGCCCGGTGCCCTCACCCTAACCCTCTCCCAGAGGGAGAGGGGACAAGACAAACACAAGGCCGAGCGAAGCGATGGCCCGAACAGCATTGCAAGGCCGAGCGAAGCAAAGGCCTGAACGCCCCCCTCTGGCTGCGCCGAGGAGCGCAGCGTTTCGCGGATCAGGGCTCGCAGCTGTTTGAGCGAAGCGAGTTCTGCGAGACCCCGCGAAACGCGAGCACCGCAGGTTGCCCGTAGCGAAGCGAAGGGACGCAGACAGTGGGGTCGCCTTCTTTTGCTTACTTTTCTTGGCGAGACAAGAAAAGTAAGTCGCCCGCCGGGGCGAGTCCCGGCCAACAGCCTAAGCAAAGAGAGAAAACCCAAAAAACACCAGAGCAGTCATAAGCATTCAACGAAGAGTTCGTTGCCCAACCCCCCCATCCCCGCCTACATTGCGGCACATGAGCCAAGTCCTCGTCCCCGAGCGCACCCAATCCTTCGAGATCCGCCCCTTCCCCGCCCCCGTAGGCGCCGAAGTCATCGGCCTCGACATCGCGCGCCCCATCCCGGAAGAAGACTTCGCCCGCATCCACCGCGCCCACCTCGACCACCACGTCCTGGTCTTCCGCAACCAGCAGATCACCCCCCAGCAGCACATCGACTTCAGCCGCCGCTTCGGCCCGCTCGAGATCCACGTCCTGCACCAGTTCCAGCTCAAGAACCATCCCGAGATCCTCATCGTCTCCAACATCAAGGAGAACGGCGAGCCCATCGGCCTCGGCGACGCGGGCGTCTACTGGCATTCCGACATCTCCTACAAGCCCAAGCCCAGCCTCGGCTCCCTGCTGCACGCGCAGGAACTGCCCAGCGAGGGCGGCGACACGCTGTTCGCCGACCAGCATCTGGCCTGGGAAGCACTGCCGAGCGACCTGCAGCAGCGCATCCTGCCGCTCAAGGCCGAGCACAGCTACCTCGCCAAGTACGAGGAACTGCGCGCCAAGAACCCGTGGCGGCCCAAGCTCTCGCAGGCGCAGATCGACCAGGTCGCGCCCGCGGTGCAGCCGGTGGTGCGCACGCATCCCGAGACCGGGCGCAAGGCGCTGTTCGTCAGCGAGCACTTCACCACCCGCATCGTCGGCCTGCCGAAGGAAGAAAGCGATGAACTCCTGTCCGAGCTGTTCGCGCACAGCGTGAAGCCCGAATTCGTCTACCGCCACCAATGGGCGCCCCACGACCTCGTGTTCTGGGACAACCGCTCGCTGATGCACCTGGCGGCGGGCACGCCCGACCACCTGCGCCGCCGGCTCAACCGCACCACCATCGTGGGCGACGAGCCCCGATAGACCGAGACCGACCACCTCCGCAGACGAATCTCCTCGACGGACCGGCGATGCCGGGTCCGCGCGGAGCGCTGCACCCCGAATTTCTTCCCTTGGAGTCCTTCCCGCCATGAACCGCTTCACCCGCAAGGCCGCATCCCTCGTCGCCGGCCTCGGCCTGCTGGCCGGCAGCCTCGCCGCGCACGCCGAAGGCCAGATCCGCATCGCCGAGCAGTTCGGCATCGTCTACCTGCTGCTCAACGTGGCGCAGGAACAGAAGCTGATCGAGAAGCACGCGAAGGCCGCGGGCGTCGACGCCAAGGTCGAATGGGTCAAGCTCTCGGGCGGCTCGGCGGTCAACGACGCGCTGCTGTCGGGCAACATCGAGATCGCGGGCGCGGGCGTCGGCCCGCTGCTCACGCTGTGGGACCGCACCAAGGGCAAGCAGAACGTCAAGGGCGTGGCCTCGCTGGGCAACTTCCCCTACTACCTGGTGAGCAACAACCCGAACGTGAAGACCATCGCCGACTTCACGGACAAGGACCGCATCGCGCTGCCCGCGGTCGGCGTGTCGGTGCAGTCGCGCGTGCTGCAGTTCGCCTCGGCCAAGCTCTGGGGCGACAAGGAATTCAACAAGCTCGACAAGATCAGCGTGGCGGTGCCGCATCCCGACGCGGCCGCGGCCATCATCAAGGGCGGCACCGAGATCACGGCCCACTTCGGCAACCCGCCGTTCCAGGAACAGGAGCTCGCGGGCAACCCCGCGGCGCACATCGTGCTGAACTCCTACCAGGTGCTGGGCGGCCCCTCGTCGGCCACGGTGCTCTACGCCACCGAGAAATTCCGCAACGAGAACCCGAAGACCTACAAGGCCTTCATCGACGCGCTCGACGAGGCCGCGAAGTTCGTCAGCGCCAACCCCGAGAAGGCGGCCGACATCTACCTCAAGGTCAGCAACGCCACCCTCGACCGCGAGCTGCTGCTGAAGATCATCAAGAACCCCGAGGTGCAGTTCAAGACCACGCCGCAGAACACCTACACGTTGGCCGACTTCATGCACCGCGTGGGCGCGATCAAGAACAAGCCGGCCTCGGTGAAGGACTACTTCTTCGACGACGCCCACAACGCCTCGGGCAACTGATGATGAGCGCGGCGGCGGTGCTGGATTCGCGGGCCGAGGCCCTGGTCCACCGGCAGCGGGTAGCGCCCGCGGCCGGGTCCTCGTTCCCGGACCTGGCACGCGACGAGTCGCGCGCGCCCGAAGCCGCGGCGCCGCTGCTGCAGGTCGACGGCGTCAGCCTCGAGTACCGCACGCCCGAGCGCGTGGTGCGCGCCACCCACCGCGTGAGTTTCGACGTGCACCAGGCCGACCGCTTCGTGCTGCTCGGCCCCTCGGGCTGCGGCAAGTCGACCCTGCTGAAATCGGTCGCGGGCTTCATCGCGCCGGTCGAGGGCGAGATCCGGCTGGCCGGCGAGCGCGTGCTGCGGCCCGGGCCCGACCGCATCGTGGTGTTCCAGGAGTTCGACCAGCTGCCGCCGTGGAAGACCGTCAAGCAGAACGTCATGTTCCCGCTGCTGGCCTCGCGCACGCTGGGCCGCAAGGAGGCGGCCGAGCGCGCGCTGCACTACCTCGACAAGGTGGGCCTCGCGAAATTCGCCGACGTGCATCCGCACCAGCTCTCGGGTGGCATGAAGCAGCGCGTGGCGATCGCGCGCGCGCTCGCGATGCAGCCGCGCGTGCTGTTGATGGACGAGCCCTTCGCCGCGCTCGACGCGCTCACGCGCCGGCGCATGCAGCAGGAGCTGCTGGCGCTGTGGGACGAGGTGCGTTTCACGCTGCTGTTCGTCACCCACTCGATCGAGGAGGCGCTGGTGGTGGGCAACCGCATCGCGCTGCTGTCGCCGCATCCCGGGCGCATGCGCGCCGAAATCAACAGCCATGGCTTCACGCTCGACAGCCTCGGCGGCACCGAATTCCAGCAGACCGCCAAGCGCATCCACGACATGCTGTTCGACGAAGCACACGACACCGAGGCCGGCCGATGAGCGCGATCCTTCCCCCCGTGCGCCCCGAGTACGAGCGCACGCTCGAACCCTTCACCGAGCTGCCGGTCGAGCGCCGGCTGCCGCTGGGCGCGCGCCTGGCTTCGCAGGCCTGGCTGCGCAAGGGGCTGATCCTGGTCGCGATCGCGCTGCTGTGGGAACTGGCGGCACGCTGGCAGGACAACGACCTGCTGCTGCCCACCTTCAGCGCCACCGCGCGCGCGCTGGTCGAGGGCCTGGCCAGCGGCGAGCTGCTCGAGAAGGTGCGCATCTCGCTCGCGGTGCTGGTGCAGGGCTACCTCGCGGGCGTGGCGCTGGCCTTCGCGCTGACCACGCTCGCGGTGTCCACGCGCATCGGCCGCGACCTGCTGGACACGCTGACCTCGATGTTCAACCCGCTGCCCGCGATCGCGCTGCTGCCGCTGGCGCTGCTGTGGTTCGGCCTGGGCCGCGGCAGCCTTGTGTTCGTGCTGATCCATTCGGTGCTGTGGCCGCTGGCGCTCAACACCTACGCCGGCTTCCAGGGCGTGCCCGAGACCCTGCGCATGGCCGGGCGCAACTACGGGCTCACGGGCCTGCGCTACGTGCTGCAGATCCTGGTGCCGGCCGCGCTGCCGTCGATCCTCTCGGGGCTCAAGATCGGCTGGGCCTTCGCCTGGCGCACGCTGATCGCGGCCGAACTCGTGTTCGGCGCCTCCTCGGGCAAGGGCGGGCTCGGCTGGTACATCTTCCAGAACCGCAACGAGCTCTACACCGACCGCGTGTTCGCGGGCCTCGTCATGGTGGTGCTGATCGGGTTGCTGGTGGAAAGCCTGGGCTTCAAGACGCTCGAGCGCCTGACGGTGCGCAAGTGGGGCCAGCAGCGCTGACGCGCTTCAGCCGGCCTTGCCGCCGCCCTTCTTCGCGTCCTCGCGCAGGCTGCGCAGTTCGGCGCGCAGGAACTCGTTCGATTCCCTGACCACGCCGTTGGTGAGCTTCACGCGGTAGGCCTGGCCGGTCATCTCCGAGCGCGTGGCGCAGCGCTCGATGAAGTCCTCGGCGGTCACGATCTCCTTGCGGAAATGCTCGTACTTGGCCTGCATGTGCTTGGCGGCATCGGCGGCGTTGTACTCGCTGCCATTGCGCAGGAAGGTCATCGAGCCCATCTTCGCCACGCGCTGGATCAGCGAGTCGATCAGCCGGTGTTCCGATTCGGACGGCGTGGCGTGGGCGAGGGCGGCGGCGGTGCCGAGCAGGGCCGCGAGCAGGGCGCGGCGCAGGGGCTGGAAGCTGGTCATGTCGTCTCCGCTTGGCAATTTCCGGGCCATGCTAGGACGCGCTGCAGCGTCGGTCAAACCCCGCGCCGATCCAAGTTCGGCCTGGACCCCGGCGCAAGGTCGGGTCTAATCCGGGGTCCGCGGCAACCGTGCCGCCTTGCCCGCAGTCCTTCGCCATGAGCACTTCCAACGCCGATCTCCCGAGCCTCGCGCAGGCGCTGGCCGACGCCGCCGCCGCCCAGTCGATGCGTCATTTCCGCACCCCGCTGGACATCATCACCAAGGCCGACGAGAGCCCGGTCACGCTGGCCGACCGCGCGGCCGAGACCGCCATGCGCGAGCTGCTGGCGCAGCGTGCGCCGGCCGACGGCATCTACGGCGAGGAACACGGCGCCGAGCGCCTCGAGGCCGAGCGCGTCTGGGTGCTCGACCCGATCGACGGCACCCGCAGCTTCATCACCGGCTCGCCGCTGTGGGGCACGCTGATCGGCGTGCTGCAGGGCGGGCGCGTGGTGTTCGGCATGGTCGACATGCCGGTGCTCAAGGAGCGCTGGGTCGGCCAGGCCGGCGTGGGCGCCACGCGCGACGGCCAGCCGGTGCATGCGAGCGCCTGCACGGAGGTCGCCAAGGCGCGCATCGTCACCACCTCGCCCGATATCTTCGCGCCCGCCGACTGGCAGGCCTTCGACCGGCTGAGCCGCCAGTGCGCGATGCGCCGCTTCGGCGGCGACTGCTACGGCTATGCCCAGCTCGCGGGCGGCACCATCGACCTGGTGGTCGAGACCGGCCTGCAGCCCTACGACTACCTCGGCCCGGCCGGGCTGATCGAGGCCGCGGGCGGCGTGATCACCGACTGGGAAGGCCGGCCGCTGGGGCTGAAGTCCGACGGCCGCGTGATCGCGGCGGCCACACCCGAACTTCACCGACAAGCGCTGGCCGTGCTCCAGGGCTAGACTGGTTTCATGCTTCGCTGGCTGATCGTCGTCGTCCTCGCGCTGGTGCTCATGAGCGGCCTGACCGCCTGGCTGCGCCGCTTCGGCTTCGGACGACTGCCCGGCGATTTCGAGTTCCGCGCCTTCGGCCGCGAATGGCAGCTGCCGATCGCGAGCACGGTGGTGCTCAGCATGCTGGCCGCGCTGGTGGCCCGGCTGCTGTAGCCGTTTCGCACCTGAAAGAGAAGACAACCGCAATGAGAGCCTGCGTCGACATCGGTGGCACCAAGGTGGCCGTGAGCCTTTCCGCTTCGAGCGATGCGCCGCTGATCGGCCGGCGCAGCGAACCCACCGCGAAGACCGGCGACAACGACGCGGTGGCGCAGCAGATCCTGCGCATGATCGATGCCGTCTGCGCCGAGCAGAAGGTCGACCCCGCAAGCATCGAGCGCGTGGGCGTGTCCTCGACCGGTCCCTTCGAACTGCGCGACGGCAAGGTCGAACTCGCCACGCCCAACATCTGCGGCGGCATCGCCGGCCCGGCGCGCGGCCTGCCCAACGACTGGATGACGGCGGTGGTTGAGGCGCCGCTCGCGCAGCGCTACGGCTGGGTGCGCGTCGAGAACGACGCCGTGGCCGCGCTCGAGGCCGAACGCCACTGGGGCGCGCTGCAGGGCCTGGACCACTGCGCCTACGTCACCTGGAGCACCGGCGTGGGCGTGGGCCTGTGCGTGGACGGCCGCGCGCTGCGCGGCAAGAACGGCAACGCGGGCCATGCGGGCCACAGCTTCGTGGCCGACGACGGCAGCGGCGCGCTGTGCGGCTGCGGCAACATCGGCGACGTCGAGGCGCTGGTGGCCGGCAACTCCATCGACCGCCGCTTCGGCCGGCCCGCGCCCGACCTGTTCGCGGCCGCCTCGGCCGGCGAGCGGCATGCGCTCGAGGTGGTCGACGCGCTGTGCCGCGTCATGGGCCGCCTGCTCTACAACCTGGTCGCCACGCTCGACCTGCAGCGCATCAGCCTCGGCGGCAGCGTGTTCCTGCACCACAGCGACTTCCTGCTGCCGCGGCTGCAGGCGCAGATCGACGGCCGGCTGCTGCCGCTCACGCGCGGCGTCGAGCTGGTGCGCGCGGGCCTCGGCGACAAGATCGGCGACTACGCGGCGCTCGCGCTGCTCGACTGAACGCCGCCGGCACCGGGCCGGACCCGCACCGGCCCCGCGCGATCAATTCGCGCCATCACCCCGCTTCTCATTCATTTCGATGATGCGCGCCCGCGCGCGGGCCAGAACACTCGAGCCGAGGGGGTTCATGGAGAACCTTCGTTGACGCAAAAAAAGGAGTGTTCCCATGACTGGTTCCAAGAGGGTGTTCTCGCGTTCGGGCATGTCGCTGGCGAGCGTCGCGGCGTTGCTGGCGCTGGCGGCATGCGGGGGTGGAGGCGGCGGTGGTGGCGGTGGCTTTCCCTTCGTCGGCGTCGCGCCGCCGCCGCCGCCACCGGCGCCCGCACCGCCGGCCGCGCAGAAGCTCGAGGTCAAGGTGGTCGACGGCGTGCTGCGCAATGCCAACGTCTTCCTCGACAAGAACAACAACGGCCTGCTCGACAGCGGCGAGCCCAGCGGCAGGACCGACACGGCGGGCAAGGTCACGCTCGAGATCGATGCCGCGGACGCCGGCAAGTACCCGGTCGTCGCGCTCGTGGGCACCGACGCCGTCGATGCCGAGCTCGGGCCGGTGAAGACCGCCTACGTGCTCAAGGCACCGGCCGACAAGCCGGGCCTCGCGAGCCCGCTGACCACGCTCGTGCACTACCTGGGCACCGGCGCGGGCGCCACCTCCGCCGAAGCCGAAGCCAACCTGCGCGCGCAGCTCGGCCTGGGCGGCAGCCTGTTCGACGACTACACCGCCAACGGCGACCTGCTCTCGGCCACCACGGCCGCGACGCTGGTCGCGTTCTCGCAGGCGATCTCCCGCACGCTGGCCGACAGCATCGGCACCGCCGACATCAGCGGCGGCACCATCTCGGCCGGCGACATCTCGCTCGAGACGCAGCGCATGCTGCTCGACAAGCTGACCTCGGTGCGCAACCTCGTGAACCAGGAGTTCTCGCGCGCCAGCTGCGCGGGCGGCGTCGGCACCAAGTCGTGCCAGGACCTGATGGCGGGCCAGTCGACCTACTACGCGACCAGCCCCCAGGAGAACCAGCTGCGCCCGGCCAACATCGGCGTGGCCGTGGGCCTCACCAAGCTGGCCGCCGGACCGTCCGTGGGCGCCGGCGAGGCCATCGCGGCGACCGGCATCCTCGACTGGTTCACCATCTCCGACAGCAACAACTGGAGCCGCCGCCTGCTGGTCTCGACCGTCGCGGAGAACACGCCGGTGGACGGACTGACGCACTTTCGCGACCGGCGCGAGCGCAACGTGGCCGGCACGGTCACGCGCTGGGCCTCGGGCGGCGATCCGGCGCGGGTCGGCGACCTGCACTGGAACGGCCGCAGCTGGCTCGCGTGCGCGGACTCGAAGAACACGACCACCGTGCGCGACGCCGCCGGGCGCAACATCTCGGACTACTGCGACGGCCTGAGCGTGAGCCGCTCGCGCCGCATCGATATCGACATCTCGGGCCAGAAGCTGGCCGACGTGGTGAACCGCATCAAGTCGTACCCCTACACCAGCAACGGGCCCTATGGATCGCGCTATGCGAACTGGGGCCCGCAGGCCAGCGCGGCGGCGATCAGCGCCGACCTCGGCAGCGCCACCTTCCCGGCCGGCTCCCGGTTGCGCCTGCAAGGCAGCATGGACCTCGCCACCGCCATTGCGTACGACGTGCGCGACAACGCGAAGGTCCAGCTCTATCCGGCGGACATCGCGCAAGGCGGTGACAGCACCCGGGGCACCGTGGCCTGCGCGGCGACCCCGCTGCCAGCCACCGCGCGCATCGCGACCCTCGAGACGCTGATCCAGCGCAGCCCGGGCGTGCCCTGCGTCTTCGGTGCGGGCACCATCGACGGCGACAACGGCAGCTTCCAGAGCGGACCGACGAACGAGTGGTGGGGTGCCACCTCGATCGAGCTGGGCACGGTCGGCGGCGCGCCGCTGGGCACCGCGGCCACCATCACCGGCTACTACACCGGCAACTACCTGATGCGCGCGAGCTTCGCGGGCGGCAGCAGCAACGCCGTGACCTTCCTG is from Variovorax paradoxus and encodes:
- a CDS encoding SAM-dependent methyltransferase encodes the protein MRGESVPVTTQTHSSLPIALDTLIARAVERAGGWIGFDRFMALALYAPGLGYYANSLAKFGQMPESGSDFVTAPELTPLFGRALAAQLAEALEKTGTATVWEFGAGSGALAAQLLDALDALGRGDVNYRIVDLSGTLRARQQQALARFGDRVEWRLELPAAMQGVVVGNEVLDAMPVQLLARHGGRWFERGVVRNAAGDGWAWADRETELRPPVEVPGEHDYLTEIHPQAKAFVATLADRLERGAVFLIDYGFPESEYYHPQRHMGTVMCHRAHRADGDPLSDVGLKDITAHVDFTGVALAGQEAGFAVLGYASQARFLLNCGLVSLMETASVGERAMGARLVHEHEMGELFKVVGFAVGDAWEAVGFSEGDRSHTL
- a CDS encoding TauD/TfdA family dioxygenase, producing MSQVLVPERTQSFEIRPFPAPVGAEVIGLDIARPIPEEDFARIHRAHLDHHVLVFRNQQITPQQHIDFSRRFGPLEIHVLHQFQLKNHPEILIVSNIKENGEPIGLGDAGVYWHSDISYKPKPSLGSLLHAQELPSEGGDTLFADQHLAWEALPSDLQQRILPLKAEHSYLAKYEELRAKNPWRPKLSQAQIDQVAPAVQPVVRTHPETGRKALFVSEHFTTRIVGLPKEESDELLSELFAHSVKPEFVYRHQWAPHDLVFWDNRSLMHLAAGTPDHLRRRLNRTTIVGDEPR
- a CDS encoding ABC transporter substrate-binding protein; the protein is MNRFTRKAASLVAGLGLLAGSLAAHAEGQIRIAEQFGIVYLLLNVAQEQKLIEKHAKAAGVDAKVEWVKLSGGSAVNDALLSGNIEIAGAGVGPLLTLWDRTKGKQNVKGVASLGNFPYYLVSNNPNVKTIADFTDKDRIALPAVGVSVQSRVLQFASAKLWGDKEFNKLDKISVAVPHPDAAAAIIKGGTEITAHFGNPPFQEQELAGNPAAHIVLNSYQVLGGPSSATVLYATEKFRNENPKTYKAFIDALDEAAKFVSANPEKAADIYLKVSNATLDRELLLKIIKNPEVQFKTTPQNTYTLADFMHRVGAIKNKPASVKDYFFDDAHNASGN
- a CDS encoding ABC transporter ATP-binding protein; the encoded protein is MARDESRAPEAAAPLLQVDGVSLEYRTPERVVRATHRVSFDVHQADRFVLLGPSGCGKSTLLKSVAGFIAPVEGEIRLAGERVLRPGPDRIVVFQEFDQLPPWKTVKQNVMFPLLASRTLGRKEAAERALHYLDKVGLAKFADVHPHQLSGGMKQRVAIARALAMQPRVLLMDEPFAALDALTRRRMQQELLALWDEVRFTLLFVTHSIEEALVVGNRIALLSPHPGRMRAEINSHGFTLDSLGGTEFQQTAKRIHDMLFDEAHDTEAGR
- a CDS encoding ABC transporter permease; the protein is MSAILPPVRPEYERTLEPFTELPVERRLPLGARLASQAWLRKGLILVAIALLWELAARWQDNDLLLPTFSATARALVEGLASGELLEKVRISLAVLVQGYLAGVALAFALTTLAVSTRIGRDLLDTLTSMFNPLPAIALLPLALLWFGLGRGSLVFVLIHSVLWPLALNTYAGFQGVPETLRMAGRNYGLTGLRYVLQILVPAALPSILSGLKIGWAFAWRTLIAAELVFGASSGKGGLGWYIFQNRNELYTDRVFAGLVMVVLIGLLVESLGFKTLERLTVRKWGQQR
- a CDS encoding DUF5329 family protein; translation: MTSFQPLRRALLAALLGTAAALAHATPSESEHRLIDSLIQRVAKMGSMTFLRNGSEYNAADAAKHMQAKYEHFRKEIVTAEDFIERCATRSEMTGQAYRVKLTNGVVRESNEFLRAELRSLREDAKKGGGKAG
- the hisN gene encoding histidinol-phosphatase; this translates as MSTSNADLPSLAQALADAAAAQSMRHFRTPLDIITKADESPVTLADRAAETAMRELLAQRAPADGIYGEEHGAERLEAERVWVLDPIDGTRSFITGSPLWGTLIGVLQGGRVVFGMVDMPVLKERWVGQAGVGATRDGQPVHASACTEVAKARIVTTSPDIFAPADWQAFDRLSRQCAMRRFGGDCYGYAQLAGGTIDLVVETGLQPYDYLGPAGLIEAAGGVITDWEGRPLGLKSDGRVIAAATPELHRQALAVLQG
- a CDS encoding DUF2905 domain-containing protein — its product is MLRWLIVVVLALVLMSGLTAWLRRFGFGRLPGDFEFRAFGREWQLPIASTVVLSMLAALVARLL
- a CDS encoding ROK family protein; the protein is MRACVDIGGTKVAVSLSASSDAPLIGRRSEPTAKTGDNDAVAQQILRMIDAVCAEQKVDPASIERVGVSSTGPFELRDGKVELATPNICGGIAGPARGLPNDWMTAVVEAPLAQRYGWVRVENDAVAALEAERHWGALQGLDHCAYVTWSTGVGVGLCVDGRALRGKNGNAGHAGHSFVADDGSGALCGCGNIGDVEALVAGNSIDRRFGRPAPDLFAAASAGERHALEVVDALCRVMGRLLYNLVATLDLQRISLGGSVFLHHSDFLLPRLQAQIDGRLLPLTRGVELVRAGLGDKIGDYAALALLD